The following are encoded together in the Blautia obeum ATCC 29174 genome:
- the rimO gene encoding 30S ribosomal protein S12 methylthiotransferase RimO translates to MKILFISLGCDKNLADSEEMLGLLTGNGHEIVDSEEEADAIVINTCCFIHDAKEESVNTILEMAEYKKTGPCKILIVTGCMAQRYKEEITEEIPEVDAVLGTTSYGDIVKALNEAEAGHVFQEFKDINALPEDSGRRVITTGGHFGYLKIAEGCDKHCTYCIIPSLRGKFRSVPEERLLKQAEYMASQGVRELILVAQETTVYGTDLYGKKTLHILLKKLCQIKGIRWIRVLYCYPEEIYDELIQVMKEEKKICHYLDLPIQHASDRILKRMGRRTSKAQLVGIITKLRREIPDIVLRTSLITGFPGETEEDHQELMEFVDEMEFDRLGVFTYSPEEGTPAETMEEQVPEELKEERRDEIMELQQEISLEKGNDRIGQELLVMIEGKVSGESAYIGRTYGDAPKVDGYMFVQTGELLVTGDFAKVKVTGAMEYDLIGELADEYTE, encoded by the coding sequence ATGAAAATATTATTTATATCACTGGGCTGCGATAAAAATCTTGCAGATTCCGAAGAAATGCTTGGACTGCTTACCGGAAATGGTCATGAAATCGTAGACTCTGAAGAAGAAGCAGATGCGATTGTCATCAATACATGCTGCTTTATTCATGATGCCAAAGAAGAAAGCGTTAATACGATTCTTGAAATGGCAGAATACAAAAAAACCGGGCCATGCAAAATACTGATCGTAACTGGTTGCATGGCTCAACGCTACAAAGAAGAAATCACAGAGGAAATTCCGGAAGTAGATGCTGTTCTTGGAACTACTTCTTATGGAGATATCGTCAAAGCATTAAATGAAGCAGAAGCCGGTCATGTTTTTCAGGAATTCAAAGATATTAATGCTCTCCCGGAAGATTCCGGTCGCAGAGTCATTACAACTGGTGGACATTTCGGATATCTTAAGATTGCTGAAGGCTGTGATAAGCATTGTACCTACTGTATCATTCCTTCGCTGAGAGGTAAATTCCGCAGTGTTCCTGAAGAGCGTCTTCTGAAGCAGGCCGAGTATATGGCTTCCCAGGGAGTCAGGGAATTGATTCTCGTTGCACAGGAAACAACCGTCTATGGTACTGATCTTTACGGCAAAAAAACTCTGCATATCCTTCTTAAGAAACTTTGCCAGATTAAAGGAATCCGTTGGATCCGTGTTCTTTACTGTTATCCGGAAGAAATTTATGATGAACTGATCCAGGTCATGAAAGAGGAAAAGAAGATCTGCCACTATCTTGACCTTCCAATCCAGCATGCAAGCGACCGTATTTTGAAACGTATGGGCCGCCGCACTTCCAAAGCACAACTTGTAGGAATCATTACCAAGCTGCGCAGAGAAATCCCGGATATCGTTCTCAGGACATCCCTTATCACAGGCTTTCCGGGCGAAACAGAAGAAGACCATCAGGAACTGATGGAATTTGTAGATGAAATGGAATTCGACCGTCTTGGAGTTTTCACGTATTCACCGGAAGAGGGAACACCTGCCGAAACAATGGAAGAACAGGTACCAGAAGAACTTAAAGAAGAACGCCGTGATGAGATCATGGAACTGCAGCAGGAAATTTCCCTGGAAAAAGGAAATGACCGTATCGGTCAGGAATTACTTGTTATGATCGAAGGAAAGGTTTCCGGCGAAAGTGCCTATATCGGACGTACCTACGGAGATGCTCCGAAGGTAGATGGATATATGTTTGTTCAAACAGGAGAACTGCTTGTTACAGGCGATTTTGCAAAAGTAAAAGTAACAGGCGCAATGGAATACGATTTGATAGGAGAGTTGGCTGATGAATACACCGAATAA
- a CDS encoding helix-turn-helix transcriptional regulator, producing MNINQTPLEYVMEYRLNTAKQLLDDTKMSITDISYHCGFSSNAYFGKIFREKYGMTPLQYRNRNIDKQDVLN from the coding sequence ATGAATATCAACCAAACACCTCTTGAATATGTTATGGAATATCGTCTGAATACAGCAAAGCAGCTGTTGGACGACACCAAAATGTCCATTACAGATATCAGTTATCACTGTGGCTTTTCATCAAATGCATATTTTGGTAAGATTTTTCGCGAAAAATATGGCATGACACCGCTTCAGTACCGTAATAGAAATATTGACAAACAGGACGTATTGAATTAA
- the rpoZ gene encoding DNA-directed RNA polymerase subunit omega: protein MIHPSYSELIQAINNNVEEDDNTMMLNSRYSLVLATSKRARQLIAGAEPLVPNTAGKKPLSIAIDELYKGEVKIVAASEAEEDTTKTQTVAEETVENIEETTENNQ from the coding sequence ATGATACATCCATCATATTCTGAACTTATTCAGGCAATCAACAACAATGTAGAGGAAGACGACAACACAATGATGCTGAACAGCCGTTACTCACTGGTTCTTGCAACCAGCAAAAGAGCAAGACAGCTGATTGCAGGCGCAGAACCGCTGGTACCTAACACTGCTGGTAAAAAACCTCTTTCTATAGCGATTGATGAGCTCTACAAGGGCGAAGTTAAGATCGTAGCTGCTTCAGAAGCGGAAGAAGATACAACAAAAACACAGACGGTTGCAGAAGAGACTGTTGAAAATATCGAAGAAACAACCGAAAATAACCAGTAA
- a CDS encoding YicC/YloC family endoribonuclease, translating into MIKSMTGFGHAEKVTSQCKITVELKSVNHRYLDLNIKMPRRFNMLEGQVRNLLKQYMQRGKVDVFITYEDYISSDYTLKYNKDLAAEYLHYLNQMAEEFHLENDIRVTALSRYPEVLSMEEQSVDEEELWKLLSDPLKEACTKFVETRTREGNHLKEDLLAKLEGLDQKVSLVEERSPQVVLAYREKLEQKVHELLEDSQIDDNRIAAEVILFSDKICNDEETVRLHSHIHGMQKILQESEGVGRKMDFMAQEMNREANTILSKSNDLEVSNIAIDLKTEIEKIREQIQNIE; encoded by the coding sequence ATGATAAAAAGTATGACAGGCTTCGGCCACGCAGAAAAAGTAACCAGTCAGTGTAAGATTACGGTTGAACTGAAATCAGTCAATCACCGATATCTTGATCTGAACATCAAAATGCCACGGCGTTTCAATATGCTGGAAGGTCAGGTCAGAAATCTTTTAAAGCAATACATGCAGCGCGGCAAAGTAGACGTATTTATCACTTATGAAGACTATATTTCCAGTGATTATACTCTGAAATATAACAAAGATCTGGCTGCAGAATACCTCCATTATCTGAATCAGATGGCCGAAGAATTTCATCTGGAAAATGATATTCGAGTAACAGCTTTATCCAGATATCCGGAAGTTCTGAGCATGGAAGAACAGTCTGTAGACGAGGAAGAACTATGGAAATTGCTTTCAGATCCATTAAAAGAGGCTTGTACCAAATTCGTAGAAACACGTACCAGAGAGGGAAATCATCTGAAAGAAGATCTGCTTGCCAAGCTTGAAGGTCTTGATCAGAAAGTATCTCTGGTTGAAGAACGGTCCCCGCAGGTGGTTCTGGCATATCGGGAGAAACTGGAACAGAAGGTACATGAACTCCTGGAAGATTCTCAGATTGATGATAATCGTATCGCAGCAGAAGTTATTTTGTTTTCAGACAAGATCTGTAATGATGAAGAAACCGTAAGACTGCACAGTCATATTCATGGCATGCAGAAGATTCTTCAGGAATCAGAAGGTGTTGGCCGCAAAATGGACTTTATGGCACAGGAAATGAACCGCGAAGCAAATACGATCCTTTCCAAGTCAAATGATCTGGAAGTTTCCAATATCGCGATCGATCTTAAGACAGAGATTGAAAAAATCCGTGAACAGATCCAGAATATAGAATAA
- a CDS encoding Rqc2 family fibronectin-binding protein, whose protein sequence is MAFDGITIAAMVQELHKNLDNGRFNKIAQPESDALMITGKGANGQCRLFISASPSLPLIYFTGKNKPNPLTAPNFCMLLRKHLSSARIGSISQPGLERVVEFELEHLNELGDPCKKYLIVELMGKYSNIIFCDENRMILDSIKHVSSHMSSIREVLPGRDYFLPQTQEKYDPLTIAEKDFRNVVCKKPCNIAKAIYTTLTGISPLIAEEICYRASIDGNDAAQSLDENASVHLYHTFKRLIEQVQEEKFSPNIIYHGEEPVEYAVVPLTQYGPDYHSETFESVSEMLETYYASKEILTRIRQKSSDLRRIVQTALERNRKKLILQQKQMKDTAKKDKYKVYGELINTYGYGLEDGCKSFKALNYYTNEEITIPMDPAMTPGENSKKYFDRYGKLKRTEEALTEQIADTEAEIEHLESISNALDIARAENDLSQIKEELTEYGYIKKHYSNKKGQKAQAKSKPFHYISSDGFDIYVGKNNFQNDELTFKMATGNDWWFHAKKMAGSHVIVKTPDGEIPDRTFEEAGRLAAYYSKGRTAPKVEIDYIQKKHVKKPGGAKPGFVVYYTNYSLMAAPDITGIKEAPQS, encoded by the coding sequence ATGGCATTTGATGGTATTACCATTGCAGCAATGGTACAGGAATTACATAAAAATCTTGACAATGGTCGTTTTAATAAAATTGCGCAGCCAGAGTCGGATGCATTGATGATTACAGGAAAAGGTGCGAATGGACAATGTCGTTTATTTATATCCGCCAGTCCCTCTCTTCCTCTTATTTATTTTACCGGCAAAAATAAACCCAATCCACTGACAGCACCCAATTTTTGTATGCTTCTTCGCAAGCATCTGAGCAGTGCGCGAATTGGAAGTATATCTCAGCCTGGCCTGGAGCGTGTTGTAGAATTTGAGCTGGAACATCTGAATGAACTTGGCGATCCATGTAAGAAATATCTTATTGTCGAACTGATGGGAAAATACAGCAATATTATTTTCTGCGATGAAAACCGGATGATTCTTGACAGTATCAAACATGTGTCTTCACATATGAGTTCAATCCGTGAAGTTCTGCCGGGAAGGGATTATTTCCTGCCACAGACTCAGGAAAAATATGACCCACTGACGATCGCAGAAAAAGATTTCCGAAATGTTGTATGCAAAAAGCCATGTAATATTGCAAAAGCGATCTATACAACCCTGACAGGTATCAGTCCGCTGATTGCCGAAGAAATCTGTTATCGTGCTTCGATTGATGGAAATGATGCCGCACAGTCCCTGGATGAAAATGCCTCTGTACATCTGTATCATACATTTAAAAGACTGATTGAACAGGTACAGGAGGAAAAATTTTCTCCGAACATCATTTATCACGGTGAAGAACCTGTTGAATATGCAGTAGTTCCGCTTACACAGTATGGACCGGATTATCACAGTGAAACATTTGAGTCTGTATCAGAAATGCTGGAGACTTATTATGCATCCAAAGAAATTCTGACCAGAATCCGCCAGAAGTCTTCAGATCTTCGAAGAATCGTACAGACAGCCCTGGAACGTAATCGCAAAAAACTGATCCTTCAACAGAAACAAATGAAAGATACTGCAAAAAAAGATAAATATAAAGTATATGGTGAGCTTATCAATACATATGGATATGGCCTTGAAGACGGTTGTAAATCCTTTAAAGCGCTGAATTATTATACGAATGAAGAAATCACGATTCCAATGGATCCAGCTATGACACCAGGTGAAAATTCCAAGAAATACTTTGACCGTTACGGAAAATTGAAACGAACAGAAGAAGCTCTGACCGAGCAGATCGCTGATACAGAAGCTGAGATAGAGCATCTGGAATCTATCTCAAATGCTCTGGACATCGCACGTGCAGAAAATGACCTGAGCCAGATCAAAGAAGAACTGACAGAATATGGATATATCAAAAAGCACTATTCGAACAAAAAAGGTCAGAAAGCACAGGCGAAATCGAAACCGTTCCACTACATTTCCAGTGATGGCTTTGATATTTATGTTGGAAAAAATAATTTTCAGAATGATGAATTGACTTTTAAGATGGCAACAGGTAATGACTGGTGGTTCCATGCTAAAAAAATGGCAGGCTCCCATGTTATTGTAAAAACACCGGACGGTGAAATTCCAGACCGTACCTTTGAAGAAGCAGGCCGGCTTGCGGCTTATTATTCCAAAGGCAGAACTGCTCCAAAAGTAGAAATTGATTATATTCAGAAAAAGCACGTCAAAAAGCCAGGTGGTGCAAAACCGGGATTTGTTGTTTATTATACAAACTACTCTCTCATGGCTGCTCCGGACATCACAGGCATTAAAGAAGCCCCCCAGTCTTAA
- a CDS encoding extracellular matrix/biofilm biosynthesis regulator RemA family protein: MAKLINIGFGNVVNSRKIVAVVSPDAAPVKRMIQSIKGTRSLIDATQGRKTKAVIVTSDDYLVLSALQPETIARRFAEANNYEEKEEEHE; this comes from the coding sequence TTGGCAAAATTAATCAACATCGGCTTTGGAAACGTAGTTAATTCCCGCAAGATCGTTGCAGTTGTCAGTCCTGATGCAGCACCGGTAAAGAGAATGATCCAGAGCATCAAGGGAACCCGTTCTCTGATTGATGCAACACAGGGCCGTAAAACAAAAGCAGTTATTGTAACCTCTGATGATTATCTTGTTTTATCCGCACTTCAACCGGAAACGATTGCCCGGCGTTTTGCGGAAGCTAATAATTATGAAGAAAAGGAAGAGGAACATGAGTAA
- the gmk gene encoding guanylate kinase encodes MSKGVLTVVSGFSGAGKGTVMKRLLEKYENYALSISVTTRKPREGERDGIEYFFRTREEVEAMIQEDQLLEHAEYVGNYYGTPRFYVEDMLSQGKNVILEIEIQGAMKIKEKIPEAVLVFVTPPTIEELRSRLIGRGTETADVIASRLRRAAEESEGMNNYDYILINDQVEDCVDQLHQIILSERCRAQRNEELINTIQEEARIFMKGDK; translated from the coding sequence ATGAGTAAAGGTGTTTTAACAGTTGTTTCCGGCTTTTCAGGTGCCGGCAAAGGTACGGTAATGAAACGTCTTCTGGAAAAATATGAAAATTATGCGCTTTCAATTTCTGTAACAACGCGGAAACCTCGTGAAGGTGAAAGAGATGGTATTGAATATTTTTTCAGAACACGAGAAGAAGTAGAAGCTATGATTCAGGAAGATCAGCTTCTCGAACATGCTGAATACGTGGGTAATTATTACGGAACTCCTCGGTTTTATGTAGAAGATATGCTTTCTCAGGGGAAAAACGTAATCCTTGAAATAGAAATTCAGGGTGCAATGAAGATCAAAGAAAAAATTCCGGAAGCAGTTCTGGTATTTGTAACCCCACCTACGATTGAAGAACTTCGCAGCCGTCTGATAGGCCGTGGTACAGAAACGGCTGATGTGATTGCATCTCGTCTCAGACGTGCGGCAGAAGAATCGGAGGGAATGAATAATTATGATTACATTCTGATCAATGATCAGGTTGAAGACTGTGTCGATCAGCTTCATCAGATCATTTTGAGCGAACGCTGTCGAGCACAGCGCAACGAAGAACTTATCAACACGATCCAGGAAGAAGCCCGGATCTTTATGAAAGGAGATAAATAA
- the leuS gene encoding leucine--tRNA ligase, with amino-acid sequence MKYNFKKIEPKWQAKWEESKVFEAKDNSDKPKFYGLVEFPYPSGAGMHVGHIKAYSSLEVISRKRRMEGYNVLFPIGFDAFGLPTENYAVKTGTHPRIITDENIKKFSNQLKKVGFSFDWNRVIDTTDEDYYKWTQWIFLKMFEKGLVFRDRTLVNYCPHCKVVLSNEDSQGGKCDICHSEVVQKSKDVWYLRITQYADKLLEGLKDVDYPDNVKQQQIHWIGKSKGAFVNFDIDGIDEKLEIYTTRPDTLFGVTFMVIAPEHPIIDKYKDKVTNMDEITAYRNECAKKTEFERTQLVKDKTGVRIQGLEGVNPVNGKKIPIYIADYVMMGYGTGAIMAVPAHDQRDYDFAKKFGIDIIEVIKGGDISKEAYTGDGEMINSEFLNGYTKKKDSIERMLEELEKKGIGKAGVQYKMKDWAFNRQRYWGEPIPLIHCPNCGVVAVPEDELPLRLPDVKDFEPGEDGQSPLAKIDSFVNCTCPKCGAAAKRETDTMPQWAGSSWYFLRYTDPHNTHALADMDKLKYWMPVDWYNGGMEHVTRHMIYSRFWHHFLYDLGVVNTPEPYAKRSIQGLILGPDGDKMSKSKGNVVDPLDIVEEYGADTLRTYVLFMGDYGAATPWSDSSVKGCKKFLDRVAGLTDILSEEPVSEELEMKIHRTIKKVSSDIENLKFNTAIASLMTLINEITAEGHIGKEDLSIFIKLLSPFAPHLCEEIWEFLGGEGLLAVAPWPVYDEGKTVAKTVEIGVQVNGKVRGTVVLPNGCDKEKAFEIAKADERIASFLEGKNLIKEIYVPNKIVNFVAK; translated from the coding sequence ATGAAATACAATTTTAAAAAGATTGAGCCTAAGTGGCAGGCAAAGTGGGAAGAAAGCAAAGTCTTCGAAGCCAAGGACAACAGTGACAAGCCGAAGTTCTATGGCCTGGTAGAGTTTCCATATCCAAGCGGTGCAGGTATGCATGTCGGACACATCAAAGCATACTCAAGCCTTGAGGTTATTTCCAGAAAACGTCGTATGGAAGGATATAATGTGCTTTTTCCGATCGGATTTGATGCATTCGGTCTTCCTACCGAGAACTATGCAGTAAAGACAGGAACACATCCACGTATCATCACAGATGAAAACATCAAGAAATTTTCCAACCAGTTAAAGAAAGTTGGCTTTTCTTTTGACTGGAACCGTGTGATCGATACAACAGATGAGGACTACTACAAATGGACACAGTGGATCTTCCTCAAAATGTTTGAGAAAGGTCTTGTATTCAGAGACAGAACTCTTGTAAATTACTGTCCACATTGTAAAGTTGTTCTTTCCAACGAAGACAGTCAGGGTGGTAAATGCGACATTTGTCATAGCGAAGTCGTACAGAAATCCAAAGATGTATGGTATCTGAGAATCACTCAGTATGCGGATAAACTTCTTGAAGGTCTTAAGGATGTAGACTATCCGGATAATGTAAAACAGCAGCAGATCCACTGGATTGGTAAATCAAAAGGTGCATTTGTAAACTTTGATATTGATGGAATTGATGAAAAACTTGAAATCTACACAACCAGACCGGATACCCTGTTTGGTGTTACCTTCATGGTAATCGCACCGGAGCATCCGATCATTGATAAATACAAAGACAAAGTCACAAACATGGACGAGATCACTGCATATCGTAATGAATGTGCCAAGAAAACAGAGTTCGAGAGAACTCAGCTTGTTAAAGACAAGACAGGTGTACGCATTCAGGGACTTGAGGGAGTTAACCCTGTAAACGGCAAGAAGATCCCAATCTACATTGCAGACTACGTAATGATGGGCTATGGTACAGGTGCGATCATGGCAGTACCGGCTCATGACCAGCGTGACTATGATTTTGCAAAGAAATTCGGCATCGACATCATTGAAGTCATTAAAGGTGGAGATATTTCCAAAGAAGCCTATACAGGTGATGGCGAAATGATCAACTCCGAATTTCTCAACGGCTATACCAAGAAAAAAGATTCTATCGAGCGTATGCTGGAAGAACTTGAAAAGAAAGGCATTGGTAAAGCCGGCGTTCAGTATAAGATGAAAGACTGGGCATTCAATCGTCAGAGATACTGGGGTGAGCCAATCCCGCTTATCCATTGCCCGAACTGTGGTGTTGTAGCTGTTCCGGAAGATGAGCTTCCTCTTCGCCTGCCGGATGTTAAAGATTTCGAACCGGGCGAAGACGGACAGTCACCACTTGCAAAGATTGATTCTTTTGTAAACTGCACTTGCCCGAAATGTGGTGCTGCAGCAAAACGTGAAACTGATACCATGCCTCAGTGGGCAGGATCTTCCTGGTATTTCCTGAGATATACAGATCCGCACAACACTCATGCGCTTGCTGATATGGATAAACTGAAATACTGGATGCCGGTTGACTGGTATAATGGTGGTATGGAACATGTTACCAGACATATGATCTACTCCAGATTCTGGCATCATTTCCTGTATGATCTTGGCGTTGTAAACACTCCGGAGCCATATGCAAAACGTTCTATCCAGGGACTGATTCTCGGACCGGATGGCGATAAAATGAGTAAATCCAAAGGAAATGTTGTGGATCCACTTGATATCGTAGAAGAATATGGTGCTGATACCCTTCGTACTTATGTACTGTTCATGGGTGATTATGGCGCTGCAACTCCTTGGAGTGACAGCTCCGTTAAAGGATGCAAGAAATTCCTTGATCGTGTGGCAGGCCTGACAGATATTCTTTCTGAAGAACCTGTTTCTGAAGAACTGGAAATGAAGATTCACCGCACTATCAAAAAAGTTTCTTCTGATATTGAAAACCTGAAATTCAATACTGCAATTGCCAGCCTGATGACTTTGATCAACGAAATTACCGCGGAAGGACATATCGGAAAAGAAGATTTAAGCATCTTTATCAAACTCTTAAGTCCATTTGCGCCACATCTCTGCGAAGAGATCTGGGAATTCCTTGGTGGAGAAGGTCTGCTTGCAGTTGCTCCGTGGCCGGTATATGATGAAGGTAAGACAGTTGCCAAGACTGTAGAAATCGGTGTACAGGTAAATGGTAAGGTAAGAGGAACTGTAGTTCTTCCTAATGGATGCGATAAGGAAAAAGCTTTCGAAATCGCAAAAGCAGATGAGAGAATTGCTTCCTTCCTTGAAGGAAAGAATCTGATCAAAGAAATCTATGTTCCAAACAAGATCGTTAATTTTGTTGCAAAATAA
- a CDS encoding YitT family protein has translation MKEKIKHFSLLTVSTLIMAVGTYFFKFTNNFTFGGITGLAVLVADKTSISASDFSFIVNMLLLILGFIVLGKKFAAKTAYCSILLSVVLSTLERVCPMDHPLTDQTMLELCFAIALPALGSAILFNIGSSSGGTDIIAMILKRYSSFDIGKALLVTDILITVAGCFVFDIQTGLYSFLGLTIRSFMIDNFIEGFNLSKYFNVVCDEPEAICNFLVHELNRSATVVHAQGAFSGKDKYIVFTVLSRPQAVRLRNYIKENQPSAFMLISNTSEIIGKGFHSI, from the coding sequence ATGAAAGAAAAAATCAAACACTTTTCGCTGCTTACCGTCAGTACTCTGATCATGGCAGTAGGTACATATTTTTTCAAGTTTACGAATAATTTTACATTTGGCGGAATTACAGGCCTTGCAGTTTTGGTTGCTGATAAAACATCCATTTCAGCCAGTGACTTTTCTTTTATTGTAAATATGCTGCTGCTTATATTGGGATTTATTGTACTGGGAAAAAAATTTGCTGCCAAAACAGCGTATTGCAGTATCCTTTTGTCAGTTGTTCTTTCTACATTGGAACGAGTATGTCCGATGGATCATCCATTGACTGACCAGACTATGCTGGAACTTTGCTTTGCAATAGCTCTTCCGGCACTCGGATCTGCGATTTTGTTTAATATTGGTTCATCCAGTGGTGGAACAGATATCATTGCAATGATTCTTAAAAGATACAGCAGTTTCGATATTGGTAAAGCTCTTCTTGTGACGGATATACTGATCACAGTTGCTGGATGCTTTGTTTTTGATATCCAGACCGGTCTTTACTCATTCCTTGGACTGACGATTCGTTCCTTTATGATTGATAACTTTATTGAAGGATTTAATCTGTCCAAATATTTTAATGTGGTCTGTGATGAACCGGAAGCAATCTGTAATTTTCTTGTGCATGAACTCAACAGAAGTGCAACGGTCGTTCATGCACAGGGGGCTTTTTCCGGAAAGGACAAATATATTGTATTTACTGTTCTCAGCCGGCCTCAGGCAGTACGTCTTCGTAACTATATTAAAGAAAATCAGCCGAGCGCATTTATGCTGATATCCAATACCAGCGAGATTATCGGAAAGGGTTTTCACAGCATCTGA